The following proteins are encoded in a genomic region of Musa acuminata AAA Group cultivar baxijiao chromosome BXJ2-11, Cavendish_Baxijiao_AAA, whole genome shotgun sequence:
- the LOC135626605 gene encoding dual specificity protein phosphatase PHS1-like, whose product MGLEFEEWVASIRRRSGKCLSQGNLHGLPLRDAMPHKTSALNPSPRCGTEVPDWDKPDGSATKSQSPDQVPEVSLRDKLGNAATLDVEASDISWDTLFSLHHTKYTSSNEHSEDELNKALEVTVNSGGVVFFALFNTINDDDLLPKEAAAVIKIAPSRMATQSERLGYEFARLLGVKTPQARVIHNSSTEWQLIKDAAEKARDMTVDSGDEVGAVTCSELLEALELSRCLLLMNYCHGSPLVENSIAFDSRIAAENTAAALGRVLMLDLVLRNEDRLPCPQLGWRGNQANLLFSIKVASANMDALDESYDCRRNKPRIVKSLRKERAKERRASSINGGLGSQGPEFTAEDSDDCIEFTDRSINNQATEYGKKSNFHIVAIDSLVPRRPPAGKRARDLESYPRVVELIINNYEFSSNLLYELSFGKLGFPGPEHTDAQIDSSLPEFDMVAVVHAFRQGFRAALRDLQSFHIFLLTLYQKLEGLFRVLLTIINKCFSESDKDDSGASESPSNSSCCSFNAHFQACKEHGAHETHADSSDPESRRCSQKSSGFRDSIDIVSPVSRDNWNGRCSKGGGEAPRSLRLTMKLRDFNKCTKVDAELSKELEQWNEMLKSDVVRLCQENNFNTGFFEGNDNNIAVDAYELKVRLEHILERISLISDAASTERPSPITEYLYIGGALAAKSMYTLQHLGITHILCLCANEIGQSDSQNPDLFEYRNFSVCDNDDEDIGNLFEEASDFIDYVERLGGKILVHCFEGKSRSATVVLAYLMLRKGLTLLEAWNMLKKAHRRAQPNDGFAKTLLDLDEQLHGKTSMEWQQRKPMMKVCPICKENAGLSSSSLKLHQQKYHRMLSSGSADSVMALETHKSLEALKINRHGSTSHTRMR is encoded by the exons ATGGGGCTCGAATTTGAGGAATGGGTGGCATCGATCCGCAGACGCAGCGGCAAGTGCCTGTCCCAAGGAAACCTTCATGGATTGCCTTTGCGTGATGCTATGCCCCACAAGACCTCAGCCTTGAATCCATCCCCTCGCTGCGG GACAGAAGTACCAGATTGGGACAAACCTGATGGTAGTGCAACTAAATCACAGTCTCCAGACCAAGTGCCAGAAGTTAGTTTGCGGGATAAGCTTGGAAATGCTGCTACTTTAGATGTTGAAGCAAGTGACATATCTTGGGACACACTATTTTCCCTGCACCACACAAAATACACGAGCAGCAATGAACATTCTGAAGATGAGCTGAACAAAGCTCTAGAG GTAACTGTAAATTCTGGTGGAGTAGTTTTCTTTGCATTGTTTAATACAATAAACGATGATGATCTTTTACCAAAAGAAGCAGCAGCAGTCATTAAAATTGCACCCTCGAGGATGGCCACACAATCAGAACGCCTGGGTTACGAATTTGCAAGATTGCTTGGAGTGAAGACACCTCAA GCGAGGGTGATCCATAACTCTAGCACGGAGTGGCAACTGATTAAGGATGCTGCAGAAAAAGCACGAGATATGACTGTTGATAGTGGAGATGAAGTGGGTGCAGTTACGTGCTCAGAGTTGTTAGAAGCCCTCGAATTGAGTCGATGCCTTCTCCTAATGAA TTATTGTCATGGCTCGCCTCTGGTGGAAAATTCGATCGCATTTGATTCAAGAATAGCTGCTGAAAATACTGCTGCAGCACTAGGCAGGGTCTTGATGTTGGACCTTGTGCTTAGAAATGAGGATAGACTTCCTTGTCCCCAACTTGGGTGGCGTGGCAACCAAGCCAATCTGCTGTTTTCAATCAAAGTAGCCTCTGCAAACATGGATGCACTCGATGAATCTTATGACTGTAGAAGAAACAAACCACGGATAGTGAAGAGTCTCAGGAAAGAGAGAGCGAAAGAGAGACGGGCATCCTCTATAAATGGTGGACTAGGTTCTCAAGGCCCCGAGTTTACAGCAGAGGATTCTGATGATTGCATCGAGTTCACTGACAGATCCATTAATAATCAAGCGACAGAATATGGAAAAAAATCTAATTTTCATATTGTGGCCATCGACTCTCTGGTTCCTCGCAGACCCCCTGCAGGTAAACGGGCAAGAGATCTAGAAAGCTATCCCAGGGTGGTTGAGCTTATTATCAATAATTATGAGTTTTCTTCTAACTTGCTCTATGAATTGTCTTTTGGGAAGCTGGGGTTCCCTGGACCTGAACACACTGATGCACAAATTGATTCTTCTTTGCCGGAGTTCGATATGGTAGCTGTTGTTCATGCATTCCGTCAAGGATTTCGTGCCGCTCTTAGGGACCTCCAAAGCTTCCATATATTTCTTCTCACACTGTACCAGAAACTAGAGGGTCTCTTTCGGGTGTTACTGACCATCATAAATAAATGCTTTAGCGAGTCTGACAAGGATGATTCTGGGGCTTCAGAGTCACCATCAAATTCTTCTTGCTGCAGCTTCAATGCCCACTTTCAGGCATGTAAGGAACATGGTGCCCATGAGACACATGCAGATTCTAGCGATCCTGAATCTCGGAGATGTTCACAAAAATCTTCAGGATTCCGAGATAGCATTGATATAGTTTCTCCTGTTTCACGAGATAATTGGAATGGTAGGTGTTCCAAAGGAGGTGGAGAAGCTCCCCGGAGTCTGCGCTTGACAATGAAGCTTCGTGATTTTAACAAGTGTACTAAG GTAGATGCTGAGTTGAGCAAGGAGTTGGAACAGTGGAATGAAATGCTAAAATCAGATGTTGTGAGACTGTGCCAAGAAAACAATTTTAATACAGGCTTCTTTGAGGGAAACGATAATAACATTGCCGTTGATGCTTATGAGCTGAAG GTCCGACTTGAGCATATCCTTGAGAGAATATCACTTATTTCTGATGCAGCTAGTACAGAGCGGCCTTCTCCTATTACAGAGTATCTTTATATTGGTGGAGCCCTGGCTGCAAAATCCATGTACACCCTTCAGCACCTGGGTATCACTCATATATTGTGCTTGTGTGCAAATGAAATCGGACAATCAGATTCTCAAAATCCCGACCTCTTTGAGTACCGAAACTTCTCT GtatgtgataatgatgatgaagaTATCGGCAatctcttcgaagaggcttctgaCTTCATTGATTATGTTGAGCGTTTGGGAGGTAAAATATTGGTTCATTGTTTTGAAGGAAAAAGTCGCAGTGCCACTGTTGTGCTTGCTTATCTAATGCTAAGAAA GGGCCTCACTCTATTAGAAGCGTGGAACATGCTTAAAAAGGCGCATCGTCGAGCCCAGCCAAATGATGGCTTTGCTAAGACTCTTCTGGATCTAGACGAGCAACTGCATGGGAAGACATCTATGGAATGGCAGCAAAGGAAACCTATGATGAAGGTTTGCCCCATCTGTAAGGAGAATGCAGGCCTGAGCAGCAGCTCACTCAAACTCCATCAACAGAAGTATCACAGAATGTTATCGTCCGGCAGTGCGGATAGTGTCATGGCCTTGGAGACACACAAGTCTCTAGAGGCACTTAAGATCAATCGTCATGGCAGTACTAGCCATACTCGAATGCGATAA
- the LOC135626607 gene encoding DNA repair protein recA homolog 3, mitochondrial-like: protein MARLLRSASLKRAFFSSEKYGPEIRGANIQFYNFSSKGKSKSKPVRTETGENDLLKKDLALQQALDQILTSYGKGSIMWLGRSAAPKEVPVVSTGSFTLDMALGIGGLPKGRVVEIYGPEASGKTTLALHVIAEAQKNGGYCAFIDAEHSLDPALAKVIGVNTDNFLLSQPDCGEQALSLVDTLVRSGSVDVVVVDSVAALVPKTELDGEMGDSHVALQARLMSQALRKLTHSLSQSQTLLLFINQVRATMKTFGFGGSTEVTSGGNALKFYSSVRLNVRKFGLVKKGDETLGSNVLVNIVKNKHAPPFKTAHFELEFGKGISRESEMVELGCKHDFITKRGAVYGFDGKSFRGKEALKRYLMENEGVQEELTMKLREKLWNNNADKEGGTLDGASDAADDTVAIV, encoded by the exons ATGGCGAGGCTTCTCCGGTCCGCTTCTTTAAAGCGAGCCTTCTTTAGCTCAGAG AAATATGGGCCAGAAATCAGGGGAGCTAATATCCAATTCTACAACTTTTCTAGTAAAG GAAAAAGTAAATCGAAGCCAGTCAGAACTGAAACTGGTGAAAATGACCTGTTGAAGAAAGATCTGGCTTTACAGCAAGCCTTGGACCAGATTTTAACTTCGTATGGAAAAGGCTCGATCATGTGGCTTGGCCGTTCTGCTGCTCCTAAAGAAGTTCCTGTTGTGTCTACAGGATCTTTTACATTGGATATGGCATTGGGAATTGGAGGTCTTCCGAAG GGCCGTGTTGTGGAGATATATGGTCCAGAAGCTTCTGGAAAAACTACACTTGCTCTTCATGTTATTGCAGAAGCACAGAAGAACGGAG GTTACTGTGCTTTCATAGATGCAGAGCATTCTCTGGATCCAGCATTGGCAAAGGTTATTGGTGTTAACACtgataattttcttctttcaCAGCCAGATTGTGGTGAGCAGGCACTTAGTCTCGTCGATACTCTAGTTAGGAGTGGCTCGGTTGATGTTGTGGTTGTAGACAGT GTGGCCGCCCTTGTACCTAAAACTGAACTTGATGGTGAAATGGGAGATTCCCATGTGGCACTCCAAGCAAGGTTGATGAGCCAAGCTCTTCGCAAGTTGACCCATTCACTTTCCCAGTCGCAGACACTCTTGTTATTTATTAATCAG GTTAGAGCAACTatgaagacatttggatttggtgGGTCAACAGAAGTGACCTCTGGCGGCAATGCCTTAAAGTTCTATTCATCTGTTCGCCTTAATGTCAGAAAATTTGGCTTGGTTAAAAAAGGCGACGAG ACTCTGGGGAGCAATGTCCTGGTGAATATTGTGAAGAATAAACATGCCCCTCCATTTAAGACAGCACATTTTGAGCTCGAGTTTGGCAAGGGGATCTCCCGTGAGTCAGAGATGGTAGAACTAGGTTGCAAGCATGACTTTATTACAAAACGTGGTGCTGTCTATGGTTTTGACGGAAAGAGCTTCCGTGGAAAAGAGGCCCTTAAACGCTATCTCATGGAGAACGAGGGGGTCCAAGAAGAACTAACGATGAAGCTGAGGGAGAAATTATGGAACAACAATGCTGATAAGGAGGGCGGCACCCTAGATGGAGCATCTGATGCAGCAGATGACACTGTTGCCATTGTATGA
- the LOC103971762 gene encoding F-box/LRR-repeat protein 3, whose product MERAPQQSSDSILATLSVDLLIQILDRVADSRDRKSWRQVCRGFLHAEALRRRSLRVLRLEALQGLLRRYAACLERLDLSACPSLDDHALAAALAAGAGLWRLRSINLSRASGVGWRGLAALAKACPHLEAVDLSHCVGVGDREAASLAAAAGLRDLWLDKCLGLTDVGLAKVAVGCPALEMLGIKWCLEISDIGIELLAKKCQNLRVLDISYLKITNRSLQFVSSLRKLEDLSMVGCSHINDEGLQFLNNGSNSLQSVDVSRCENVTSSGLISVIEGHKYLQDLNIGDCFPELAPLFLSKLNYLRDSLTVLKLDGFQVFAPSLKIIGLNCRNLVEIGLSKCKWVTDEGVSELVAGCVNLTTIDLTCCHLLTNKALVAIGDKCKNLTCLQLESCKLITDNGLDCIGTCCSNLEEIDLTDCTMTNAAMKYLSRCSELTVLKLGLCDKVSDEGLVHIASNCKKLRVLDLYRCFEVTDDGLAAIATGCKRIKNLNLCYCTRITDLGLKHLSCLEDLHDLELRGVHCVTSLGITAIANGCQHLTELDLKHCHLVDDAGLFALGQYTKNLRQANLSYCQVSSMGLCNLLGSLKCLQDVKLVHLTQVPVEGFESALRASGGRLKKLKLLTGLRHLLSPGLIQMLQARGCRIRWVDKPLNLVP is encoded by the exons ATGGAGAGGGCACCGCAGCAGTCGTCCGACTCCATTCTGGCCACCCTCTCGGTGGACCTGTTGATCCAGATCCTCGACCGCGTAGCCGACTCCCGCGACCGCAAGTCATGGCGCCAAGTCTGCCGCGGCTTCCTCCACGCGGAGGCGCTCCGCCGCCGCTCACTCCGCGTCCTCCGCCTCGAGGCCCTCCAGGGGCTCCTCCGCCGATACGCCGCCTGCCTCGAGCGCCTCGACCTCTCCGCCTGCCCGTCTCTCGACGACCACGCTCTGGCCGCTGCCCTTGCCGCCGGGGCGGGCCTCTGGCGGCTCAGGTCCATCAACCTCAGCCGCGCCAGCGGGGTCGGGTGGCGGGGGCTGGCGGCGCTCGCGAAGGCGTGCCCCCACCTGGAGGCCGTGGACCTGTCGCACTGCGTCGGGGTCGGGGACCGGGAAGCCGCCTCTCTGGCCGCGGCCGCGGGGCTGAGGGACCTATGGCTGGATAAGTGCCTCGGGTTGACGGACGTTGGGCTCGCCAAGGTGGCGGTGGGGTGCCCCGCGCTGGAGATGCTCGGGATCAAGTGGTGCCTGGAGATCTCGGACATTGGGATCGAGCTTCTCGCCAAGAAGTGCCAAAATCTTAGAGTTTTAGACATCTCTTATCTCAAG atAACAAATAGATCACTTCAATTTGTCTCCTCCCTTCGAAAGCTGGAAGATCTGAGCATGGTAGGATGCTCCCATATAAATGATGAAGGATTACAATTTCTCAACAATGGGAGCAACTCATTGCAG AGTGTTGATGTTTCTCGGTGTGAGAATGTGACTTCTAGTGGCTTAATCTCAGTAATTGAAGGGCACAAGTACCTGCAAGACCTTAATATTGGGGACTGTTTTCCT GAGCTGGCACCACTCTTTCTTTCCAAGTTGAATTATTTGAGGGATAGCTTGACCGTGCTTAAACTTGATGGCTTTCAAGTTTTTGCTCCAAGCCTTAAGATAATTGGCCTCAACTGCAGGAATTTGGTGGAGATCGGGCTTAGTAAATGTAAGTGGGTGACTGATGAAGGGGTCTCCGAGCTTGTAGCTGGCTGTGTCAATCTAACGACCATCGATCTAACATGCTGCCACCTGCTAACCAACAAAGCCCTTGTGGCTATAGGAGATAAATGTAAAAATCTTACGTGTCTCCAATTAGAATCCTGCAAATTAATAACTGACAATGGCCTTGATTGTATTGGGACTTGTTGCTCCAATCTTGAAGAAATAGATCTCACTGACTGTACCATGACCAATGCTG CAATGAAGTATTTATCCAGGTGTTCAGAGCTGACTGTCTTGAAATTAGGCCTTTGTGACAAAGTTTCTGACGAAGGTCTTGTTCACATTGCATCCAATTGCAAAAAGCTTCGCGTCCTTGACCTTTATCG CTGCTTTGAGGTCACTGATGATGGATTGGCTGCCATAGCTACTGGCTGCAAGAGAATAAAGAACCTGAACCTTTGCTACTGCACACGGATCACTGACTTAGGACTGAAGCATCTAAGTTGTTTGGAGGACCTGCATGATCTTGAACTGAGGGGTGTACATTGCGTTACAAGTTTAGGAATAACTGCTATTGCAAATGGTTGCCAGCACCTTACTGAACTGGATTTGAAGCACTGCCATCTGGTAGATGATGCTGGTTTATTTGCTCTTGGGCAATATACTAAAAATCTCAGACAG GCAAATCTATCGTACTGCCAAGTTTCAAGCATGGGCCTGTGCAACCTGCTTGGCTCTTTGAAGTGCCTGCAGGATGTAAAGCTGGTGCATCTGACTCAAGTGCCAGTTGAGGGGTTTGAGTCTGCACTGAGAGCTTCCGGTGGAAGGTTAAAGAAGCTGAAGCTACTTACTGGGTTGAGGCATCTGCTTTCCCCAGGACTAATTCAGATGTTGCAGGCTAGGGGGTGCCGAATTCGATGGGTTGATAAGCCTCTGAACCTTGTTCCATAG